A genomic segment from Zerene cesonia ecotype Mississippi chromosome 5, Zerene_cesonia_1.1, whole genome shotgun sequence encodes:
- the LOC119839947 gene encoding uncharacterized protein LOC119839947: MRWSENATLDFVKIYLKHEFLWNNNHPDYKLRHRRDKAYRDISSEFKSCTNLSLTVPEVKMKIKNLRSTYMQEVYKVLKKSSPDWMYRPSLVWFEDMDRCLKNTSVRRYTSSIPEAPEVDSSCQIWVNQIETSLKEEVDPDPLIPHSDENCDSPKPANSNEIKDESESSTPCKKLKKKKFKHKSYNSESHAITDKEDEFDIFGKYIASQLRSMHLQKALRLQLEIHGLVNEARVSEINDNC, encoded by the exons ATGCGTTGGAGTGAAAATGCTACTTtggattttgttaaaatatacctTAAACACGAATTTCTTTGGAACAACAACCACCCAGATTATAAACTGAGACATAGAAGGGATAAAGCATATCGGGATATTTCGTCAGAATTTAAATCATGCACCAATTTATCTCTCACAGTCCCCGAGGTTAAGAtgaaaattaagaatttaagaTCAACATACATGCAAGAAGTAtacaaagtattaaaaaaatctagtcCCGATTGGATGTACAGACCTTCACTAGTTTGGTTTGAGGATATGGATCGATGTCTAAAAAACACTTCTGTGCGGCGATATACATCTAGT ATACCAGAAGCCCCAGAAGTAGATTCATCTTGCCAAATCTGGGTAAACCAAATTGAGACGAGTTTGAAGGAAGAGGTTGATCCAGATCCTCTTATACCACACTCTGATGAAAACTGTGACTCACCAAAACCAGCcaattcaaatgaaatcaaaGATGAGTCAGAATCATCAACGCCttgtaagaaattaaaaaagaaaaagtttaaacataaatcataCAATTCAGAATCTCATGCAATAACAGATAAGGAAGATGAGTTTGATATATTTGGGAAATATATAGCCTCTCAACTCAGAAGTATGCACTTGCAGAAAGCTCTAAGACTGCAGTTGGAGATACATGGGCTGGTAAATGAAGCGAGAGTGTCGGAGATTAATGACAATTGTTAG
- the LOC119840275 gene encoding recQ-mediated genome instability protein 1-like isoform X2, producing MSLNGTLNSVRGFLASNYMLVDDEWLSGCVEYLGEDNNYSVDEIKNLAREQWLLNNLKEICPGSLPKNLKEQKKTVLNGRFVLQINAAVDIGAPAYQQYLKLQKVNTENIEATRSFEDKIKNNRMIKLYMTDGVQDVSGIEYKPMRNLTCDITPGCKVLIKGPVECRRGIMLLSESSIELLGGEVQELAETNSLAGLLSSKLGLPTIQETNLNTTINQPRNTDIPTPHTHLPPPINEPTFETVDQSSRPIARVTSIQVQGFVDDDIDEDQLAAIEAEFSSNPSKRPSYDDYPQPEKKFKTNTVEDYPEDNDVFEDEDHLLEMEAKFDETEMNIKFPLQVSSEPFLYIKQINDMSDRDKEGRVFLIKGQIMKLLSKLSVGKDGWSLKCTLVDGTGTLDADFTSDVLSKLVGLTPQEMNDIKKQIAKSPELKEKAVSVSPMDQVSVSKIEDFREV from the exons ATGTCTCTTAATGGTACACTCAATTCTGTTAGAGGTTTTTTAGCCTCAAATTATATGTTAGTGGATGATGAGTGGCTCTCTGG ATGTGTTGAGTATTTAGGGGAAGACAATAATTACAGCGTAGATGAGATAAAAAATCTAGCAAGAGAACAGTGGCTCTTAAACAACCTCAAAGAAATCTGCCCCGGTTCTCTTCCCAAAAATTTGAAAGAGCAGAAAAAGACCGTGCTAAATGGCCGTTttgttttgcaaataaatgcAGCCGTAGATATTG GTGCGCCGGCGTATCAACAGTATTTGAAACTGCAAAAAGTGAATACAGAAAATATAGAAGCAACAAGATCAtttgaagataaaataaagaataatag GATGATCAAGCTTTACATGACAGATGGTGTGCAGGATGTGTCAGGGATTGAGTACAAACCAATGAGGAATTTAACCTGCGACATCACACCTGGATGTAAGGTTCTGATAAAAG GACCAGTGGAATGCCGCAGAGGAATCATGTTACTGTCAGAGAGTTCGATAGAACTACTTGGTGGAGAGGTGCAAGAACTGGCCGAAACCAATTCACTGGCTGGCTTATTGTCTTCCAAACTGGGCTTGCCTACTATTCAag AAACAAATTTGAACACAACAATAAATCAACCGAGAAACACGGACATCCCCACTCCACACACACACCTCCCCCCACCAATTAATGAACCAACATTTGAGACAGTCGATCAATCATCGCGCCCAATTGCTAGGGTAACCAGCATCCAAGTCCAGGGCTTTGTTGATGACGATATAGATGAAGACCAATTAGCGGCTATCGAAGCAGAATTCAGTAGCAACCCTAGCAAGCGACCGAGTTATGATGACTACCCTCAACCAGAGAAGAAATTTAAGACAAACACTGTTGAAGATTATCCAGAAGACAATGATGTTTTTGAAGATGAAGACCATCTGCTGGAAATGGAGGCAAAGTTTGATGAAACTGAAATGAATATCAAATTTCCTTTACAAGTATCATCCGAACCTTTTTTGTACATTAAACAGATTAACGATATGAGTGACAGGGACAAAGAAGGGAgagtgtttttaataaaaggacAAATAATGAAGTTGTTATCAAAGTTATCAGTGGGGAAAGATGGGTGGAGTTTAAAGTGTACTTTAGTGGATGGTACGGGGACTCTAGATGCAGACTTTACAAGTGATGTGCTATCCAAATTAGTGGGTTTGACGCCGCAAGAAATGAACGATATAAAAAAGCAGATTGCGAAAAGCCCAGAGTTGAAGGAAAAAGCTGTGTct gTCTCTCCCATGGATCAGGTGTCGGTAAGTAAAATAGAGGATTTTCGAGAAGTATAA
- the LOC119839999 gene encoding macoilin translates to MKRRNAESGKMRRPLKRTKIPEGMYGNSITYVKFIMSWAIIVVADYMLEFRFEFLYPFWILLRALYDSFKFQGLAFTIIFLCMALTSDMIFFFVIPLQYIYFLAGTYVWVQYVWNIFGERGVCVPTVALCCLIIYTEGALRGRGSPPDVWRPLAAHCIGYPAMTFGFGVKSYVSQRLRQRRQRQVRAENEFYFQLLRDALPESALEQNQQGSKEERVPNGGNAGVGVAGGGGGTAGAGGEFAMGEARLNGSVRRRCRDHNGWHEHAQLHVKLDKLEKHLASRDREKAAQNGSAHTHAHAAHTPTPLHAHAHTNGCARGAGAPDEERHDTKGSTKTKCEKKEASTVREERRKNKNRDKDKESVDSHKSTEQSKEHIVKEKELEINTKECQKSNRDSSSNKEKEKENKEREKENREREREKEKEREKERERERERENKEREKERERREREEKLARECSEELKRVRAELSAARSGEAEARRALAAAAAAERQRRADHAQLKHAHAQLQHKVSAWRSTERAAQERRLSEERRAQAQCKHSNGECESTWCRSRLSAQEAEAAALRRELQRARDRAERLQRDLAHAADQVRSLEARQEEAEAAGAAGAAAAAAAQAHAWQALQERAAHLERSLSAETRVKLDLLSALGDAKRHMHIQEGLISRQEKEIEELKAQMLAVMPTEFVTPVSGTVSKLRLSDGSPLDPNASVYTPKQLCSDA, encoded by the exons ATGAAGAGGCGTAATGCCGAATCTGGCAAAATGCGGCGCCCTTTAAAGCGCACAAAAATACCCGAAGGAATGTATGGAAA ttcaATTACCTATGTAAAATTCATAATGTCTTGGGCAATAATTGTAGTAGCTGATTACATGTTGGAGTTCAGATTTGAGTTTCTGTACCCATTCTGGATATTGCTCAGAGCATTGTATGACTCTTTCAAGTTCCAGGGTCTt gcatttacaataatatttttatgcatgGCACTGACGTCTgacatgatatttttttttgtgataccattgcaatatatatattttttagccGGTACCTATGTGTGGGTACAATATGTGTGGAATATAT TCGGCGAGCGCGGCGTGTGCGTGCCCACAGTTGCATTATGCTGCCTGATCATATACACGGAGGGTGCGCTGCGCGGGCGCGGCTCGCCGCCCGACGTGTGGCGCCCGCTCGCCGCGCACTGCATCGGCTACCCCGCCATGACGTTCGGCTTTGGGGTTAAG TCGTACGTCAGTCAGCGGTTGCGGCAGAGGCGGCAGCGGCAAGTGCGCGCTGAAAATGAATTCTACTTCCAGTTGTTGAGGGATGCGCTTCCGGAAAGCGCTCTTGAACAA AATCAGCAAGGTAGCAAAGAAGAGCGCGTGCCCAACGGTGGGAACGCGGGGGTGGGTGTCGCGGGAGGTGGGGGTGGCACCGCGGGGGCGGGCGGTGAGTTCGCTATGGGCGAGGCGCGGCTCAACGGCTCGGTGCGTCGCCGCTGTCGAGACCACAACGGCTGGCACGAGCACGCGCAGCTACATGTTAAG CTAGACAAGTTAGAAAAGCACCTCGCGAGCAGGGATCGTGAGAAGGCGGCGCAGAACGGCAGCGCGCacacgcacgcgcacgcgGCGCACACGCCGACGCCGctgcacgcgcacgcgcacacgAACGGCTGCGCGCGCGGTGCGGGCGCGCCGGACGAGGAGAGACATGATACTAAAG GtagtacaaaaacaaaatgtgaAAAGAAAGAGGCTAGTACAGTAAGAGAAGAAaggagaaaaaataaaaatagagatAAGGATAAGGAGAGTGTTGATAGTCATAAGAGCACAGAGCAGT CAAAAGAACATAtagttaaagaaaaagaattagaaattaatacaaaagaatGTCAAAAGAGTAATAGAGATAGTAgtagtaataaagaaaaagagaaagaaaataaagagaGAGAAAAGGAAAACAGAGAACGAGAAAGAGAAAAGGAAAAGGAACGGGagaaagaaagagaaagagaAAGGGAGAGAGAGAACAAAGAAAGAGAAAAGGAAAGGGAAAGGCGGGAACGTGAAGAG AAGCTGGCGCGCGAGTGCAGCGAGGAGCTGAAGCGCGTGCGCGCGGAGCTGTCGGCGGCGCGCAGCGGCGAGGCGGAGGCGCGCCGCGCgctcgccgccgccgccgccgccgagCGCCAGCGCCGCGCCGACCACGCGCAGCTCaagcacgcgcacgcgcagctGCAGCACAA AGTGTCAGCGTGGCGGAGTACAGAACGAGCAGCACAGGAGCGGCGGCTCAGCGAGGAGCGGCGTGCGCAGGCGCAGTGTAAACACTCtaa CGGCGAGTGCGAGAGCACGTGGTGCCGGTCGCGGCTGAGCGCTCAGGAGGCCGAAGCTGCGGCGCTGCGCCGTGAGCTGCAGCGCGCGCGCGACCGCGCCGAGCGCCTGCAGCGCGACCTCGCGCACGCCGCCGATCAG GTGCGCTCGCTGGAGGCGCGGCAGGAGGAGGCGgaggcggcgggcgcggcgggcgcggcggcggcggcggcggcgcagGCGCACGCGTGGCAGGCGCTGCAGGAGCGCGCCGCGCACCTCGAGCGGTCGCTCTCCGCGGAGACGCGCGTCAAGCTCGACCTGCTCTCCGCGCTAGGTGACGCCAAGCGGCACATGCACATACAAGAAG GTCTAATATCGAGACAAGAAAAGGAAATAGAGGAACTGAAAGCTCAAATGCTAGCAGTGATGCCCACGGAGTTCGTGACACCAGTGTCCGGCACGGTGTCCAAGCTACGGCTAAGCGACGGCTCGCCGCTCGACCCCAACGCGTCCGTGTATACGCCAAAACAGTTGTGCTCGGACGCCTAG
- the LOC119840275 gene encoding recQ-mediated genome instability protein 1-like isoform X1, which produces MSLNGTLNSVRGFLASNYMLVDDEWLSGCVEYLGEDNNYSVDEIKNLAREQWLLNNLKEICPGSLPKNLKEQKKTVLNGRFVLQINAAVDIGAPAYQQYLKLQKVNTENIEATRSFEDKIKNNRMIKLYMTDGVQDVSGIEYKPMRNLTCDITPGCKVLIKGPVECRRGIMLLSESSIELLGGEVQELAETNSLAGLLSSKLGLPTIQETNLNTTINQPRNTDIPTPHTHLPPPINEPTFETVDQSSRPIARVTSIQVQGFVDDDIDEDQLAAIEAEFSSNPSKRPSYDDYPQPEKKFKTNTVEDYPEDNDVFEDEDHLLEMEAKFDETEMNIKFPLQVSSEPFLYIKQINDMSDRDKEGRVFLIKGQIMKLLSKLSVGKDGWSLKCTLVDGTGTLDADFTSDVLSKLVGLTPQEMNDIKKQIAKSPELKEKAVSALQKAKDTLQVLYCIIEITVLESPKITRLIPFEQRHADLLFNRLKSCAL; this is translated from the exons ATGTCTCTTAATGGTACACTCAATTCTGTTAGAGGTTTTTTAGCCTCAAATTATATGTTAGTGGATGATGAGTGGCTCTCTGG ATGTGTTGAGTATTTAGGGGAAGACAATAATTACAGCGTAGATGAGATAAAAAATCTAGCAAGAGAACAGTGGCTCTTAAACAACCTCAAAGAAATCTGCCCCGGTTCTCTTCCCAAAAATTTGAAAGAGCAGAAAAAGACCGTGCTAAATGGCCGTTttgttttgcaaataaatgcAGCCGTAGATATTG GTGCGCCGGCGTATCAACAGTATTTGAAACTGCAAAAAGTGAATACAGAAAATATAGAAGCAACAAGATCAtttgaagataaaataaagaataatag GATGATCAAGCTTTACATGACAGATGGTGTGCAGGATGTGTCAGGGATTGAGTACAAACCAATGAGGAATTTAACCTGCGACATCACACCTGGATGTAAGGTTCTGATAAAAG GACCAGTGGAATGCCGCAGAGGAATCATGTTACTGTCAGAGAGTTCGATAGAACTACTTGGTGGAGAGGTGCAAGAACTGGCCGAAACCAATTCACTGGCTGGCTTATTGTCTTCCAAACTGGGCTTGCCTACTATTCAag AAACAAATTTGAACACAACAATAAATCAACCGAGAAACACGGACATCCCCACTCCACACACACACCTCCCCCCACCAATTAATGAACCAACATTTGAGACAGTCGATCAATCATCGCGCCCAATTGCTAGGGTAACCAGCATCCAAGTCCAGGGCTTTGTTGATGACGATATAGATGAAGACCAATTAGCGGCTATCGAAGCAGAATTCAGTAGCAACCCTAGCAAGCGACCGAGTTATGATGACTACCCTCAACCAGAGAAGAAATTTAAGACAAACACTGTTGAAGATTATCCAGAAGACAATGATGTTTTTGAAGATGAAGACCATCTGCTGGAAATGGAGGCAAAGTTTGATGAAACTGAAATGAATATCAAATTTCCTTTACAAGTATCATCCGAACCTTTTTTGTACATTAAACAGATTAACGATATGAGTGACAGGGACAAAGAAGGGAgagtgtttttaataaaaggacAAATAATGAAGTTGTTATCAAAGTTATCAGTGGGGAAAGATGGGTGGAGTTTAAAGTGTACTTTAGTGGATGGTACGGGGACTCTAGATGCAGACTTTACAAGTGATGTGCTATCCAAATTAGTGGGTTTGACGCCGCAAGAAATGAACGATATAAAAAAGCAGATTGCGAAAAGCCCAGAGTTGAAGGAAAAAGCTGTGTct gcATTGCAAAAGGCGAAGGATACGCTACAAGTCTTATACTGCATTATCGAAATCACGGTGTTGGAGTCGCCGAAAATAACGAGACTAATCCCATTTGAACAGCGCCATGCGGACCTCTTGTTCAATAGATTAAAGAGCTGTgctttatag